The Pirellulales bacterium DNA segment GTAAAATATTCAGCTTTTCCCCAGCTTGCCAAACAGCCAGGCCCGCGCAAATGTCCAGTATCGCTGGGCCGTCGCCCGCGAGATTCCCTGACAATCGGCCGCTTCTTCCAGGGTCAGGCCGGCAAAAAACCTTAATTTGATATGCTGGGCTTTGTCCGGAAAAGCGATTTCTAATTCCGCCAGCGCGTCATTCAGCGCCAGCAGATCGAGTTGTTGGGTGTCGATGGGAGCGGCAATTTCTGGCAAATCGACCCTTTCCAGATCTCCCCCTTGCTTTCGCGTGGCACGGCGGCGGGCCGCTTCGATCAGGATGCGGCGCATCGCCTCGGCCGCCGCGGCAAAGAAATGCCCCCGTGAATTCCATAGTTGCGGAGTTCGCACATCCACCAAACGCAAATAGGCCTCATGCACCAACGCCGTGGCATGCAAGGATGGCGCCTGGTGTTCATGTGACATTTTGGCGGCGGCCAACTGGCGCAATTCATCATAAACCAGCGGCAGCAGTTCCGCCGCCGCGAGAGGATCCCCCGCATCGATCGCGCTTAGAATTTGGGTAATGTTCGGCATTTTTGCCCGATGCTACCTGGCTTAGCTGAAAAAACCTTTTGCTTCAACGGCATGTGGCATAGTATACGGTAAATTACACTCCCCCAGGCGGTGGAATGACCCGTGGTCCCGGAATTTTCGGCATGTTACGATCAATGGTTCATCATTTTCCTCCTTCTATGCGACATATAGAGTTACTTTTAGCTTATGAGGAGTTCCCACATGCAAGAAAAAAGAATTTCTTACACCCCGGAGCTGCCATTTTGTCAGGGATTGCTTGTTTTGTTCCGCCGGAGAGACATTAACTACCTGAACTAACACCTACGGCCCGGAATTATTTACCGCACCTCTTAGATAGCTTGCCAATAAAAGGAAAATCCAATGCCACGATTAGTGATAAGCATTTTTGAGACGTTTCCGACGATTTGCTGGCTGGTTTGCTTTGCTTTGTTAACCCAGCCCGGAAAGGCCTCGCTTTCCGCCGAAATCTTGGAACCCCCCCCTTTACGCGTCTATTTTGTCGGCAATAGTGTCACCGACACGCTGAAGTATGGGTTATTTGCGGATTTGGCCAAAAGCCAAGGTCGGGAACTCGTCTGGGGGAGGCACGTCATCCCCGGCACGCCACTGTTTTTGCCGCTCAAGCTGGCCGAGGAAGGGAAAGAGTCCGGTTTTGTCGAAGAACCATTTGGCGATTGCAAACGCGCGCTCTCCAACCACACCTGGGACGCGATCTGCCTGCAGCCGTTTGACCGGTTGTTGACAAATATTGACGAAAAATCCGGCGTCGATGCCGAAGGGGATCTGGCCACGATTAGTCGCTTTATCAAGCTGGCCCTGCCCAAAAGCCCCGACGCGCGGTTTTATTTGTACGCCCGCTGGCCGCGCATTACCATCAACGGTAAGGACCCCGGCTACGACAAAGACGCCTACGATAAAAATATTCGCGGGGTAAGTCCTGTGACTAGCCCAGCCAACGCCAATCCCCCCCTCTCCTCCAAAGGAGAGGGAATATCAGGCAAGTTTGACGACTTTGGCGAACGTTGGAATCGCAAGTATACCGGTGGGTGGGACGGCAGCAACGAGACGCGAGACTACTTTGAAACTCTAACTCGCAAAGTGCGCGAGGCGCATCCCGAACTGAAAGATCGAATTTTGCTCATTCCCGTCGGCCATGTCATGCACGAACTGGACCAGCAAATGAAAGCGGGCAACGTCCCGGGGCACAAAGGCGTCATCGAGGACCTGTACGTGGATGGCATTCACCTCAATAACAAAGGGTCGTTCTTGGTGGCCAGCACATTTTATGCGACCATCTTTGGGGCCGATCCCGCGAAATTACCCGCGAAAACTTATGAAGTGAAGGATGCGGAATTTGTCACCGCGCTCCAACCAATCATCTGGAAAATTGTTCGGGAGCATGAACTGAGCGGTGTAAAACCGCGCTAGTGATATGTCAACAATACGTTTTGGGATGAGCCCTTGGGTGCTAGCCCACGGTTGAAGCGGTAAAAAACCTTGGGCTAGCGCCCAGCGGCTGATATGCCTAACTCAAATCTTTAACTGTTACAAAGCGCTAGAATTCTCTTCAAATGATATACTGTAGCAAGTATTTGAGACCAATATCACGCTTACCGGAGTATCGCCCATGCCTGCTGGCAAACTGACAATCGCGTTTTTGACCCTGGTACTGGCATTCCCGGGCTGGCTGTATGGCCAAGCGGGAACGCATGCCCTGTATCAGGACATTTACATTCCCGCAGGGATCAATTTGCATGTTGGCCTCGACCTGGGGGGCGGATTTGCGTTTGGCAGTTTTGCGGATGCTGATAATGACGGGATTATCTCGCTGCCTCGAGTTCCGGAAGGAACCCGCGTGGCGATCGGTTTTCCCGACACCGCACACGAGGATTGCCTTATCTATACCACGGTTGGAACCCAAGTCGCTACCGGCAATACTTTTGAGTTGCCACTCTTTGGCCGGGTGGGGGATGGACCCTTAGGAGCCGAACTATTTAATCTTTCTCCCCCCACGGCCACACTACAACCTGGCGATCGGTTCACGACCGTAAATGGGCTATTTGCCGGCTGGCCCAATGTGCGCTGGTTCGACCCCACGGGCGTGCCGGACTTTGCCACGTTTACCCAGCGTGTCAGCAACTTGCCCGCGTTCAACGGTGAATTGCAGATTACGGAATCGTTTGTGCGGTTTAGGGTCATCCCCGAACCAGGGGTATGTTACACGTTGGTGTTTGCAAGCCTGATTGCTGGATGCGTAAGTTGGCGGCGGTGGTGAAAATTTGG contains these protein-coding regions:
- a CDS encoding ECF-type sigma factor, which codes for MPNITQILSAIDAGDPLAAAELLPLVYDELRQLAAAKMSHEHQAPSLHATALVHEAYLRLVDVRTPQLWNSRGHFFAAAAEAMRRILIEAARRRATRKQGGDLERVDLPEIAAPIDTQQLDLLALNDALAELEIAFPDKAQHIKLRFFAGLTLEEAADCQGISRATAQRYWTFARAWLFGKLGKS